A stretch of DNA from Chelonoidis abingdonii isolate Lonesome George chromosome 8, CheloAbing_2.0, whole genome shotgun sequence:
caggacctcctccaaTTGCCACgatttttcagagataatggccaaagGCTCTGCAaccacatcagccaactccctcagcatccttggatgcattagatctggacccatggacttctgcatgtccagcttttctaaatagtccttaacctgttctttcaccactgagggctgctcacctcctccccatagtGTGTGGCCCAGTGCAGTAATCTCGGAggtgaccttgtctgtgaagaccaaggcaaaaaaagcattgagtacttcagctttttccacatcatctgtcactatgtgaCCCTATGCATCAGGGAGATGGTCCATAGCAAGCACAGACAAGACTTCTTCATGCTAAGTGCAGGTGGTAGTGAAGTGCCTCATGACCCTGGGTACCACAGGGAAGCATCAGAGCATTTGTGCCTCCTCAATAACACTTGGTCAGCATCTGGGCAAACTTTGTACTGGTGCCTGTGCCACAGACTCTTACAATCACCCTGTAAGCAGATGTGCCCCCAGCCAGGCAGTCATCAGGCCGTTGGATTTGGACGGACAGGATAGGGACTGTATGCTCTTATGCTCTCCTTTGGTCTGGGCAGGCTCAGAGCACTGTCTCCTCCTTCTGCCTTCCTGGGTAAGAATGCCACACACTCACGTCCAAGACACTCAGGTTTATTAATTCCAATCTGTATTTGAACCACACACACCTTGCAATTACAATCACTGTTAAAGTAGGAAACGGTAGACATGCAGAAAAAGACAATGGCCAATTATCTTCTCCTGAGACATAGAAAGATCAAGCTAGATTTCTCCTAGGGAGCTCCAACTGTCTCTTATAACTGACCAAATTTTACACACATATAAATTACATATTCATGAATACTCTTCAAATCACCATTAAGAATTATGTATATTGTGTATCTTATGTTACTCATTACAATACATATGTGTAAACTTCAAGTGCCTTGATTTTGTCCTTGCTATTTTCATGTTATTTCTCTTTCCTAATTAATTTATTACTGACCATGCACTGATGATACATGATTGATCAGACCACTTTTACCCTTTACATGATTTACAGACTCAATTTTCTCTAATTGCTTTTGGCAGCACATTTTGTGTATCCATTATTCTCCAGTTAAAGCACATGGTCAAAATATCATCTTTGTCTGATACAGCAGCAGCTGTAAGCAAGTTTACTTAATAATAAGGTCACTAAGGGAACAATCATATCAAAACTAGGCCAAAGCCAGCCAATCAGTACAATTATCCAAACCTATTCATTTAGAAATGACTCTCATCTCAATTCCCAATAGCCTCTAGGCCCACTCCCTAGGCATAGGCACTCTGCCACCCCACTTGGGAGTCAGGCCACATGGTCCAACTGCCCTAAACACCAAGCCCAACGCTGAATCCATTCCCCAAAAGGCTCCCCCGTAGCACactttcccagagctccagccttgTGGGCACTCTGATTTATAGTTTACCGCTTCAGGATCAAGTGATAATCAAAGTAAATTAATGGACCTTGCAAAAAGATTTCTAAAACAATCATTCTTTACTTTATATAGTACAAGAGAGATAGAGATCTGTGCAAAATAAGGAACTGCTATACACAATTCCCCAACTCAATTTCCTTATCACTCTTGAGCATTTTGGGGGATTTGGTCAGAGCCCTCTAGGAAATCCAAcgtccttcctctccccctgaaCAGTTTTGCCTTCTGGTTCTGGTCTCTTCTCTCAAACAGCTAGAGAAAGAGACTTCTTTTTATAGACTTCCAGTCACCCAGCCAAAACTCTGACAGGTGATCAAAGTTTCTTGTCAGGTACCTTGGTGTTTGATCACCAAACACCTGGAGTCAAAGTCTGAAAAACTGCTTTGCCCTGGGCAGTAGCTATCTCTTTGTCCAAGGATGCTTCCATTTGAATGGATAACACTCAAAACTTAAAGAACTTTCATTGTTAACTCTCTGCTAGGTGCAAAAATTTCTTCTGACATCTCCTGTGTTTCAGCTCAACATGGAGGCTACAGAGCCAGGATGAAGCTACACAACAGATTTATAATCAAAACAGTGCTCAGAAAAACTGGAGTTTGTAGTTTGATATAGCTATACAGAGAGTTCATAATATCAAACAGAATTCACAGTTTGTAAGTGGACAGGTTTCCCCCAAACTGTTACAAAGACATGTTTACCTTGTTTCTCACAAACTTgcaattttattgtttttcaaaATCTGTATTTATTAATCCTAATCCTCAGTGGCAATATAATAAAATGGTGAGCCAGACCGTATTGTCATTTATGTTACTACTGTACAAATCAATTTTTAACTGAGGCTCATTCTTTAagtttcaaaatgtaaattattaaataaGCAGAAACAGAACTGGGAAAAtgatatgaaatattttgaaatctacAAAAAGGGCCAATAAATTGTACAGTAAAATGATTTTCTGctcaaaaataataaatcactatgtttatttaacacaattaaatgttttctaagtaaaaaaataaaaaaattcaaactggagcaTCTTCCGTAATAATAGATATATTACCACAAGGTAGAAAGAAATTGATCATATTATTCTGAACTTTTCAGGAGTTGCACAAAGTAACAACTatataaaagcttttaaaaaacattatctGTAGTTTTCACAAAGTGTTTCAATGGATTGTAAGCAGAAGGCTaatgtctattttttttaaccaagtctctcttcccccttttgcaggaaataaaagcaaaaggaTTGAGACTGTCACCTGGAACTTGAAACTGTCTGCACAGCTAAGAGACACAAGTTTCAAACTGGAGAGCAGAGCGTCTTTCTAAGTACTAAAGCTGGGATGTAcagcttccttctctctctctctctctctctgttgatcTGGAGGATTTTTACTGAAGTAAGCTACTAAGCTTCTGAGTCTCAAGcttagaaaaaggaaagaaaatcagaaggGAAAAGGAACAGCAAATGATGATCTGCCAGCAATATTAACTTCCCATCACAGGAAAGATCTAATATATCAGCATTTTTCTACAGTTGTAAGGTAATTCTCTCTCCACATATTCTTTTCTGCTCCTCAAGCTTATGTAATAGCCATTTAGTTACAATTGATATGTACagctaaaaatatatttacatttaaaaatacatgatgTTTCATAAATTCCTGTCATACTGTCATTTACAGATGGAAATACAAGTGAGCACCTTTTAATAATGAAGTTATCAGAGAGATGTACATATCATTTGATAACTCAGAACATCTATAGTTATTTATAAACCCCCCTACTCCTACTGGGATAATACTGATGTATAGTAATTTTTATAATTGTATTAGTGAAGGGCTTGAAGTGCACTGCTCAGTTAAAACTTTGCTCTTGCAACCTTCTTTATATGGTTTTTCACCCTTCTTTCCAAACATCTTTGGATTACATAGTAGAGCATTTGGATCATAACTTTGTCCTAATTGCTGGGAAATCCAATGTTCTTAATTTTGTAAACAACAGATAAACCAACTACCAAAACAAAGCAATACTTCATTAATATATTTGACTAGTGCACTTTAATTGTTAGTGATAACAGTTCATAGTACATTACTAAATATTGTGAAGTTTGAACAAACATGAGTCCAAGCTACAGGACACTGCCAACACAGCTTGATCTTTGCAGAAAAGTGGGGAGAGACAGCCATTTGTACACATATTATGAAGTACACACTTTATCAACGAGCACATCAGTGACGTTCTAATTTTTTCTGATGGACAGAGAtcagatgtttttgtttgtgaCAATAAGATAATAtgcaattttgaaaataaagttgCATCAGTTCAGTTATTTGAAAGGATCTGTTGGTAAATATTTTGACGTCTCAAACtaaattttgtttaaatacttttttttgctTATAACACACTGTTAGCTGCAATTAAAGCAAATGATTCATAGCAGCATTTCCTGTCCTATGTCCTATCTTACCCTTCTTCCCTTTTGGCACAGCAGAACTATTTGGGCCTCCTTACAAAGGCTAAGGAAAGCAATCTACAATTTATAAGTAGTAAATAATAGTAATACTACTTTACACTTTTGTAGCATTTTGCAtttcaggatctcaaagcacttcaacaTGCTTGGCTTTTTGGTGTTAAATAACAGCTGGGTGTCAAGTCCAGAGACTAATGAACTGGTTGTGAAATCAGCATGGCTTTCACATTTAAGGTCTGAGATAGTTGGTCCTTGGTCACATGCAAAGTATGACACTAGTTGCTGTTTGGGGTTAAGGAAGGGATTTTCCCTAATGGCGGATCTGCCATGCTTTATGCGGTTTGTGCTTTCCTGTGGGATCACCGTTTGAGGAGTTGGACCTGTTTACTTTAAGAAGCTTTTGGTTTGACAGCTGGCTGGGGATCACCGACAACAGAGTAGGCAAAAGGCTGATGAGCAGTGCCTTGAGATTTTCATTTCATGTTATTGCACAACCGAAAGGCAAGACAGGAGTCTCTGGCAGCGTGGTGTCTTCATCCTTTGTCCCAAAACCTGGGGTAGCATTTGGTACTTGAGGTGGGACAGCGACAGTATGTGGGGAGGCAAACCTTACAGGACACAGGTTCAAAGCATATTCCTGCCCCCATGCACGTACTCAAGTCTCCCTCAGAAAATGGACTGTTAGGAGACTTGCAGTTGGCAGGGGTGGCTGTAGACATTTCACCGTGCCAAGCACGggggcatgccacagggggcgctctgctgggcgccggtcccgcagctccggtggacctcccgcaggcatgcctgcagagggtccgctggtcccgcagctccaccgaagctgcgggaccaggagaccttccgcaggcacgcttgcgggaggtccactggagccgcgggaccagcagaccctccgcaggcatgccgccgaaggctgcctgcctgccagcctcccggcgaccggcagagcgccccccacggcatgccatcccaagcacgtgcttggtgtgcttgGAGCTGCCCCGGCAGTTGGGGGTACCACACCTCCTGGTGCCTAAAGGTTTAAGACCTACAGCAATAAGAGGTGACTGCAGGGACTTATGAGGGGTTTTTAACAGATTGCCTGACTGTGGGGCCCATGCAGcagcaaaacatttttcctgCAATATTTCCTTCCCCTAAGCACAGCAGCTCAGCAGTTGATGTGAGAGTTGGAAGGTGCCTCAGTGCGTTAGCCAGTTAGTTGACTGGATAGAGTACTGAGGACAGGAAGCAGCTCTAGAggtgcctcctgcccccagaTCACAGCTGGACTCCCCTCCTACCTTCTTGCCAAAGCTGATGGGGGAAGGTAGAATCTAAAGCCAGTCTACAGTGACAAAGCTGGGGCAGAGCTGATCCTCGCCCACCCACTCCCACCCATGGgtggcagcagccagcaggagagATGATCCAAAAgtttctcctccttcctgcccttcctccctccctccttttgccCTCGGAAGGGAAAGCCTCTATTGGCGGCAGAATGACTAAGGAGAGATTAAGTGGAGAGGTctgctatttagggatctggggcaaaatcagtacttggtcctgctagtgaaggcaggggactgactcaatgaccttcaaggtcccttccagttctatgagatacaGACGAGTGAAAGCAGACAGGGGAAGAATGACCTTTAGAAGAGGCACAAAGTGAGATCAAGAGACAGCACAGAGAGGTGATCACCAAGAAGGCGTAGCAGCAAGAGACATGTcacaggaggagtggggggagggaaaagaacaacagaggagactggggcAACAATATTCAAGGGTTAGGGGCAACaaggaagggaaataaaaataattatgccAGTGGAGGTCCATAGCTGCCTAAATGTCCTAGGATGGAGGACTCAggtaggagagagaaaaaaagttagTAGATAATTTACTGAGCATGTATATGGTTTCCTTTTAGCAGCTAATCGTTTGGAGAGATCATGATACAGGGAAAAATGAAATGATAGCCCTGTATTTCCCCTGAATTTATCATTAGTGCTGTTGTGAATTAGCAGTTGTGGCCAAAGGCCTATAATCCACAACTGTGTGGAGTGTATTATTGCAGTCACCCACAAGGTGGTATTTGCAATGCACATATACAGTTGTTGGTTAAGAGTTTGCTTAGCAATTCCCCACAGAACATAAGTACTAGGAAACCACCTGGAAAAAGGAATAATCCGTGTGGCATATTCAGAGGGGACACTCTTGGTGCatcttacaccttcttctggcCCCCAACCCTTTGTCTGTGTGCCAAACCAATCTAGACTCAACATCCATTTACTGATATTAGTTTGTATTTTACCCACACTCCTAGCACATCATCTCTTTGACCCTGTGAGtcaaaagagagaagaggaaaacaagGATGTAAGAGGGCTTAAATTCCTTACCTTTCACCCTATctaaatttaaacttttttactTTCATCTTGCTTCTTGAAACTCAAGCTTCTCCAACTTACCAATGTCTAAGAGAGTCTAACTGGGTCTAAGAGTGCCTCTCTCTGTCTGAACTGATCATGGTTGAAATTACTCtacattattttaagaaaaacaggCTCTGAATTTAACCCTGTATCTGCAGATCTGTCATCTATGGTGTGGTGATAAATACATAAGATATTATGCTAGCATAAAACCCAACAACATTCATATACATAGAATAACCAGAATACAATGCGggtagattgatttaaatcactagttttaactatgatttaaatcagcaagcaggaaaccttgatttaaataattgattttaatcatattttgcatttgtactttttagttattttcctaaagaaaggttgattctcattaaTTGGTAACCATTACAATATGTTAATTTTCaactaaatataactttattcTACATTTGGTGCTTTTTGCTAATCAAGAGGGTCTGTATATCTTTACAtgtttatttaaacaattatacagttaatttacatttattcagattaatttttacatttgtatgttagaaaatggtggatgatacatttcttatttactagattaattttGTGTGATTTGTGTCAgtctctatttggatggaaattcaaatgcagcattttttttaattaaatgaaactaCCTTAAACATGCTGGATACATAACTTTTTTCTTTATCAAAAGATGttctgcatttaaaactaactgctttattaaacaaaggaagtattatatATAGTTACTGAATTGGACTGATTATTTCTTTCAAGATTTTAGAGCTAATAGATTTCATCCTTTTAAACTTAGCTTTTATTAATAGATTGGAataagaaaacaagctttcctgctttttcaagtcCCAATAAGCTTCTTAACGttgaactgaactagctgaataaactgaaatggaaaagatATCCTTTCTGTACCTGCAGAAGATGCTACTCCTGTCAAAAGCTAGGTTAGCACTTCAACAAGCTCGGGGTACagatgcttagccagtgacttccactagTTCAGTGATTTCACTTGCTATCAAATGTGGCAGCAAATAGGTTCTgcttaataaaatgttttaaatttaatttaaatgagatTAATTATAATACGTTGATGCCTTAACATAAGTTGTCAATttcaaaattaatgtaaataggttacatttaaaaaaaaaacaacccgtattttaatttaaaaatccaattaaaaaTTATATCGGTGTTGTTTATCCACCCTGAATAAAATGAATGCTGCAGTTCTCTGCCTGATACACAATAACCCCACATCTTTTGTTTTAACAGGGGGGAGGAAGATACTGAAGTACAAATGAACGCCAAATACAACTTCAGCTATCCTGGAAACGAAAGCAACTGCAACAGTGATAACAAAATCAGTCAAGTTCTCTTTCCCTTGCTCTACACTGTTCTCTTTTTCGTGGGCATTGTCATGAATGGCCTGGCAATGCGGGTGTTTTTTCAAATCTCCAGTAAATCTAATTTCATCATCTTCCTTAAGAACACGGTCATTTCTGACGTCCTCATGATCCTGACTTTTCCATTCAAAATTCTCAGTGATGCAAAAATGGTGCCTTGGGCACTGAGGGGATTTGTATGCCAGGTCTCACAGGTCATATTTTACTTCACCATGTACATTAGTATTTTGTTTCTGGGTCTAATAACTATTGATCGCTATCAGAAAACTGCCAGACCATTTAAAACATCAAGCACTAGCAGCCTGTTAGGCGCTAAGATTCTGTCCACGGTAATATGGATATTAATGTTTATTCTCTCACTACCTAACATGATTctgacaaacaaaaaacccacagataAAACGGTGAAGAAATGTGCTCACTTGAAATCAGAGTTTGGGTTAGTATGGCATGAAATTGTGAACTACATTTGCCAGTTTATCTTCTGGGTTAATTTGGTCATCATTGTTGTATGTTACATACTCATAACTAAAGAACTGTATAAATCATATAAAAGAACAAGATGCACAGGGAAGGTGTCCAGAAAACCTGTAAATATTAAGGTATTTATCATTATtgcagtgttttttgtttgttttgtcccATTCCATTTTACTAGAATTCCCTATACCTTGAGCCAAACAAGAGATGTTTTTCAATGCTCTGCTAAGAACATATTGTTCTATATAAAGGAGAGCACCCTCTGGTTGACATCTTTAAATGCATGCCTAGATCCAttcatatattttttcctttgtaagtcCTTTAGAAAATCCTTGATAAACATGTTGCACAAACACATCAAGGAGCAGAACAATGGAGATAGTAGTGATGAGACGCCAATGTAAGGCTACAAAATTGGTCAATAGCAAATAATATAGGTATTTACATGCTTATTAATAATAAATGCCCAGGTCTTACTCCCAATAAAATCAATGGTTAACTCCCAAATTACCTCTCTGGGAACTGAATCTGTGCTATCTGAATCTAGGTTCTATGACAGAAGCATTCACATACTGGAACAGAGGAACTACTGGTTATGGCACAATGCAGCAAAGTGGTTAAGTGTATGTTTAGTTACACACAAGTAGTCTCACGAAAGTCAGTGGGAATACTCTTGTGCTTGAGTTTTAAGCACATGTTGGATCCAGGCTTATATACttattaaaacaattataaagaaataaaaaagtgttttagtCATAGAATACTATAGATGAATTTATTAACTGTGAAATGGTGAAATCCCGGCTCCCTTGAAGTTGATGACAAAGCACACTGACTACAAGtgagagccaggatttcacccaaaccaattaaaatctgaaaaatgCTACTGAAGAAAATATCAATAagccagatattttttaaaaaaaagaaagctatcACCTTGCATCCAAATGCCAAACTACTAAGCACAGGGGAAAAAAGCTATTTACATGTGCTGAATTAACAGAATGAATATTTCACTTCTGGCAtcatatatttgcatttttaatgttgCTGACCATTTATTAATGACTGTATACAGTAAGAAATGATGTATATTAAGCAAATCTATTTAGACTGAAGTTAAACCTTTGAGTACCCCAGAATACATTCTGAAAGACCAACCAAAGAACCATGGTTTTAGGGTAAGCAATATATAAATGGAATTTGACCACTTTCAGTAAAACTAGTTTTACACAATAGTCCCTGGGTTTCATGGGACAGAAGCACTGAAAGGGTTAAATCAATTATGAAAGTTAACATCagcttttgttttcattatacTAGATTTCTAACTATGCTTTTTAGTTACAGCTATTATGcatttttagtttggaaaaatcGGGAAATCGGGAATGCAATTTTCAATAACAATTGTGTACATAATTCTGACTGCAGATGGCCCTAGGCTGCATAAACAACCACTGACAGACTTATTGCTGATACAACTACTAACCAGACTCCAAGTCTAAAAAATCTTTCACTGACATGTAAGGCTTTGATCCTATGAACAGATATTACCTTCTGTATACTTTCTATGACCACTGGAAGCACACACAGGAGTAACTGTTCATAGGATGGAGACCAAACACTATATAACTTGTTAAAATGTTCATTTGTACATACATTTTAGTACTGAACTTGTAATACATGTTTTATGGTTTACTCTGTTGATCCACTAAATCAGGAGTAGGTAATCTATGGCAAGGGTTCCAAAAGCACgcgagctgactttcagtggcactcacactgggtcctggccaccagtctggggtgctctgcattttaatttaattttaaat
This window harbors:
- the P2RY12 gene encoding P2Y purinoceptor 12 codes for the protein MNAKYNFSYPGNESNCNSDNKISQVLFPLLYTVLFFVGIVMNGLAMRVFFQISSKSNFIIFLKNTVISDVLMILTFPFKILSDAKMVPWALRGFVCQVSQVIFYFTMYISILFLGLITIDRYQKTARPFKTSSTSSLLGAKILSTVIWILMFILSLPNMILTNKKPTDKTVKKCAHLKSEFGLVWHEIVNYICQFIFWVNLVIIVVCYILITKELYKSYKRTRCTGKVSRKPVNIKVFIIIAVFFVCFVPFHFTRIPYTLSQTRDVFQCSAKNILFYIKESTLWLTSLNACLDPFIYFFLCKSFRKSLINMLHKHIKEQNNGDSSDETPM